TTGTTGTCTTCATCAACTGTAAAACCATTGCTCCGAATCGTATTTACGTGCTCAGGCCATTTATCAATGAGTATAACGTCATTTCCGGCTTTATGGAGCATGTAGCCAAATCGACTCCCGATTGCTCCTGAGCCTGCAATTGCAACTTTCATGTTATCACCTTTTAAGTTAGTTGTGGGCTGATTCTATACTTGCTTCATGAAAAATATTTGCTTCTTCTTGGCCAGTAATAACACGACGTGCTCCTTTGGCTAAAGCAAGCAATTCTGCTTCCCCAGGAACGAAATATACAGGCGCGAGGAAGGAAGTTCTTTCTTTAACCATACGAGTGATTAAATCAGAATGAGCTAATCCTCCTGTGAATATGATACCATCAACGTTTCCTTTTAGAACTGTTGCGAGTTCGCCGATTGTTTTGGCAATTTGATAAGCCATGGCTTCAAGGACAAGTTGTGCTTGTTCATCACCATTTTCAGCTTTTTCTTCAACAGTTCTGGCATCATTCGTCCCAAAATAAGAAACAAGACCAGCTTGCTTACGTGTTAGATCTGTCATTTCCTTTTGGGTATGTTCATAACACATTGGAATAACTTCTTTAATTGGAAGTCCGCCTGAACGCTCTGTTGAGAACAAGCCTTCATCGTCTGAAATTAAGTCAATCATTCTGCCTTGTTTATGAACGCTGGCTGAGCTGCCGCCGCCTACGTGGGCAACAATTAAGTTAGATTCTTCGTAGGGTTTTTGCAGTTCTTCTTCTGCAATTTTCATGCAGACTGCACGCATGTTTAACACATGACCAATACTTTTACGTTCAATTTCAGCGACACCGGAGATTCGTGCAACATCATCCATTTGATCTGCTGTTACAGGATCATAGATGAATGCCTCACAGTCAGGTGTGCCAAATTCGTCGGCAATTTGTCTTGCCAAACTGGCACCCAAATTAGAAGCATGTTCCAAAACTGGACGATGGGTCAGGCAATCAATAATTTCATCGTTGACTATATAAGCGCCGGCATTGACGGGAGGGAGTAATCCTCCACGACCAACAGCAGCATCGAGAGAACCTTTTTCTATGCCATTGCTTTTTAACCAGTCAGCAATGTCGTTAAAACGGAACTCCTTTTGATCCATGATGGTGTCATACTTTTGTACATCATCATAAGAATAAGTGAATTCTTTTTTTAATTTTAGCACATCATCTTCAAAATAGCCTATTTTGGTAGATGTTGCACCGGGGTTTATGGATAAAACACGATCTGCCATAACTAATTATTCTCCTTTCACTTCTTTGGCGTGACTGACTTGTAATGCGAGTAAAAGAGAATATCTTTTCTCGGCTGAGGAAGAACTTCTTGAAGTAAGAACTATCGGTACTTGAGCACCTAGAATAACCCCTGCCATATAAGCATTAGCCAGTAGCAACATGCTTTTTGAAAGTGTGTTTCCGCCAACGACCTCAGCTGCAACTAAGACATCGGCATCTCCTTGAATTTTACCTTGGTATCCTTTTTCTTCTGCGATGGAAGCATTAATAGCTAAGTCAAGGGAAATCGGACCTTCTACAGTGCATTCACTGTTTGATTCAAATCGTTTTGTTAATTCAACTGCATCAGTTGAAGCAGGCAGCTTAGGTTGAACTGCTTCTGCAGCTGATAGAACAGCGAATTTTGGATTATCATAATCAAGAGCTTTCATCACATCAAGTGCATTGTAAATCAGTGCCTCTTTTTGATCGACATCTGGTGTTAGAAGCATACCGCCGTCAGTTACACCAAGCAACTTATCATATGCAGGGACGTCAATGAGGGCCATATGTGATAGAACATCCTTGTCTCGGATACCTGTTTCACGGTTGACGACCTGTTTTAGCAATTTCCCAGTGGGGATATCGCCTTTCATAATAAAATCGACTTGATTATTTCTAACGAGTTCGACGCCTTTAAAAGCAGCATCTTCATCAGTTTCTTCATTAATGATGTGATAATTAGTGTTTTGAATTCCCAATTTGCTAATTAATGTTTCCAGTTCTGATTGACTGTCGATCAGATAAGGAATGACAATTCCTTGGTCGGCCAATTCAAAAATACTTTCTAAAGCATGATTATTGGCTGCTTTGACAACAGCGACTTTCTTGGGTTCTTCGATGTTTGCAATCTTTTGTTCTAATTCCTCAAAATCGTGTAACATGTTATAAGCCTCCTGTTATTCTACATCGAGTTTATAATCTTCCGGTTTAATAATTGGCCATACTTTAGTGAACAAGTAGTTGAAAAAGAAACCTAAAACAATAGGTGCGACCACAAATACTAAGATGGTAATTAAGATATTTCCAGCTGACCAGCCACCGTCTGCTAAGTTAAGATGGTTAACAGGTCCAACTAATCCACTAAATCCAAAGCCTGCACTCTGAGGAGTGCCCTGAATGTTTAGAAGTGCTGCCAAGACACCGAGACATGCTGCATTACAAATGACGGGCAACAAAATTTTCGGTTTGGCAAAAACGTTAGGCATGGACATTTTTGGTGAACCAATAAAGTGAGCGAGTGATGTTCCTACTGAGTTTACTTTCCAACCAGCGATAGCGAGCCCAAATCCTGCAGCAACAACACCGAGGTTTCCAGCACCGGATCCAATACCTGCCAGCGAAACAGCCAAAGCAATTCCAACTGTGGTAATCGGCGTCGTGATAAGGATAGAAAACAGTACAGCTATTAGTATACTCATGATAACCGGCTGCAATGTAAGCAATTGTGATACAAAATGACCAATAACGGTTGTAATTTCACCTACTAATGGCAAAATAGCATAGCCTAAACCGCCACCAACAATCAAAAGAATGGGTGGAATTAAGATAATGCTATAGCTTTTTAAACGTGAACCAAGTAAAAGAATAATGCCAGCACCAATTGCACCAGTAAAGACCATGTTAATAACATCTCCTGTGCCGGACATGGTCAATGCTTCTCCGGTAAAGTCAACAGCACCACCGCCGACCATTACTGCAAGTCCGAGTGAGGCTGATTGTATTGGTGTGAATTTGAATTGATACCCTATGACAACACCTACGACAAGACCTAAAAGTGAATTAGACATTGTAGTAACATCTAACACAAATTGACCTTGAGGGAAAAAGGGCAGTAAAGCTTTAAATAACTCTCCTAATAATGCACCTGGTATTAATGCTAAAACGGTACCAATAGCAACGCCATTTAATACATTCATTGTAAATTTCTTAGGTGTTACAGTTTGTTCGCCCATAGAAAATTCTCCTTTGTTAGGTAATAAAGACAATCAGTTTGATCATTTATTCACATGCCAAAAAGGCTATTTAAAGTAAATTATCACAGGTACCAACTCTATATAGTAAAGTCTTAGGGCTTTATCCAAGGAGAATAAGGAACGATGTTGATAAAGCCCTGACTTTCTATATTAATTAAATGTGAATTGGCATTCCTAGAGCAAGCTCAGCTGCATCCATGACACTTTCACCCATTGAAGGATGGCTATGGACTGTCAGTGTAATGTCTTCAGCTGTCAAGCCATTTTCAATAGCCAAACCAAGCTCAGCGATGATATCACTAGCACTTACACCGGCAACTTGTGCACCTAGCAGTGCACCACTGTCTTTTTCAGTAACGAGCCTTACAAAACCTTCTGTTTTATTTAAAGAAAGGGCTCTTCCATTGCCTGAAAGTGGGAATTTACTGTCTTTAACGTTATAGCCTAAGTCTTTTGCTTCTTTTTTCGTATAGCCAACTGTAGCTAATTCAGGATCTGTAAAGCATACTGCTGGCATTGATAGGTAATCAACTGCTGCACCTTTGCTGCCATTAGCAGCTTCAGCTGCTACTTTAGCTTCATAGCTTGCTTTATGAGCAAGTGCTGCACCTGGAACAACGTCTCCGATAGCAAAAATATGCTTCTTATTGGAGCGGCCTTGTTCATCAACTTCGATGAGACCTTTTTCAGTTGTTTTGATACCTGCAAGTTCCAGACCAAGATCGTCTGTATTAGGTTTACGTCCAACAGAGACCAGTACATAATCTGAATCTACTGTTTCTTCTTTACCGTTTACTTCATACGTGACAGTTGCTTGTTTTTCAGTTTGTTTAACAGATTTTGCCATTGCTTCGGTCACAATTGTAACGTTTTTAGATTTAAAGTTATCTTCAACTAATTTAGCCATGTCTTTTTCAAAGCCTGGCAGAATTTGTTTAGTGCCTTCTAAGATAGTCACTTCTGTACCGAAGTTAGCATAGACACCGGCAAGCTCCATACCAATATAGCCGCCGCCGATAACGGTTAATTTCTTAGGGATTTCTTTCAAATTCAGTGCACCGGTTGAATCGATGACACGTTTGTCGAATTTAAAGTCTTTAAGTTCTATAGGACGACTGCCGGTTGCGATAATTGCATTTTTAAAATTATACGTTTGACCGGATTCATCGTCATAGACAACACGGAGTGTCTGTCCGTCGATAAAGTACGCTTCACCTTTGATAATATTGACTTTGTTTTTCTTAAGTAACATTTCAATACCGTTTGTCAAAGTAGAAACGACTTGATTATCTTTCCAATCCTGTGTTTCTTCAAAGTTAATGGTTGTTTCTTTAGAATGAATCCCTAATATTTGAGAATCAAGCGCTGACTGATATTGATGGCTTGCATTGATTAATGCTTTTGAAGGAATACATCCCACATTAAGACATACGCCGCCAATATTATCTTTTTCGATAATGGTTACGTTTTGGCCGAGCTGTGCAGCTCTAATAGCTGCAACATAGCCTCCCGGACCAGAACCAACCACCACCGTTTCCAGTTCTTCAGCAAAATCTCCTACGACCATTACTATTCACTACCCTTCTACAAAAAGTAAATCTGGATCTTCTAGATACTCTTTTAAGTCGTTTATAGCTCTTTGTGCTGTACCGCCGTCAATAATACGGTGATCAAATCCAAAGGATAATTTCAGCATTGGAGCAACAATAGGTTGTTTGTTTTCATCTGGAATAACTTCATCTTCAATTCTTGCCATGCCCAAAATAGCTACTTCAGGCTGATTGATGATTGGAGTTGACCAAACACCACTGGTTGCAAGTGAGCCAACGTTTGTAATTGTCATGGAACTATTTTTCATATCAGCACTTGACAATGTACCGTTCATAGCTTTTTCTGTATTCTCAGAAAGATCCTGAGCTACTTGGAATAGGCTCTTGCGGTCTGTTTCTTTTATAACCGGAACGAATAGGCCTTTGTCTGTATCTGTTGCAATACCGACGTTGATATAGTTTTTATAAACAATTTCTCCAGCTTCTTCATCTAGTGAAGCGTTTAGCTCTGGGTGACGAGCCAAGACAGCAGTAAGTGCTTTAACAAAGTAAGCTGTATAAGTTAATTTAATGCCGCGTTCTTTGGCAATGACTTTGAATCTGTCACGATGTTCTACCAATTTAGAAACATTAGCACGGTCAAGAACAGTAACGTGTGGTGATGTTTGCTTACTGTTGGCCATGGCTTTTGCAATGGCGCGACGAGTAGACGTCATTTTAACACGAGTTTCTGATTCGTTAGCAGATGCTTCTTTGGCTGGTTGTTCAGCTTGTTTGGCTTGTGCTGGTTGTGAGCTTTGAGCTTGTGCAGCCTCGCCGCCTGAAGCTAGATAGCGATCAATATCTTCTCTGGTTACTCGGTCATTTTTACCTGTAGCAGGAACTTGAGTGATATCGACATCTTTTTCCCTTGCATATTTACGTACAGCAGGGATTGCAATCATTCTAATATCAACATCTGAGTCATGTTTTTTACCTGCCGGCTGTTGATTGGCTGGCTGATTAGGAGCTTCAGATGGATTTAGATGACTGTTTTCTTCATTGCTGATTGCTACGGTATCTGTACCTTTTTCGCGAGTGATTTCTTCTTCACCGCTATCTGCAGCACCGTCATCAGAATCGACTTTTTTAGCTTCGTCATCGGAAATCTCTATTTCAACAATTGATTCGCCGACTTTAGGTACGTCGCCTTCTTCAAATAAAAGTTTTTTAACAACACCAGATACTGGTGAAGGAAGTGCAACGACAGCTTTGTCACTTTGGATTTCTACAAGTGTATCGTCTTCTTCAATGTTGTCGCCTGGTTTGACATCCCAAGTGACGATTTCACTTTCATGAATTCCCTCGCCACTGTCGGGTAATTTAAATGAATAAATCATTTCTAGTCCTCCTTGATCAATTGAAATTTAAAAGTCGTATACTTCTTTGACTTTCTCGATAATATTAGTTGAGTTTGGAATCCAATCTGCTTCTGCAGCACCAAATGGAAATACAGAGTCTGGACCTGTTACTCTTGTAATAGGTGCTTCCATGTACATGAAAGCTCGTTCACTTATTTCAGACATGATCTGTCCAGCTGTACCTGCTTGACGCTGAGCTTCCTGTGTTACAACAACACGGCCTGTTTTCTTAACAGATTCAAGGATCGTTTCCATATCAATTGGAGAAACAGTTCTCAAATCGACAACTTCTACAGAAATGTCATTTTCTAATTCCTTAGCAGCTTTAAGTGCTTCAGGAATCATCAGACCATAACCAATGACAGTTACGTCAGAACCTTCGCGGGCAATAGCTGCTTTATCAAGTGGTACACGGTAGTCTTCATCAGGAACTTCTTGTTTGATTGAACGATAAAGTTTCAAGTGTTCAAGGAAGATAACCGGATCTTCACTTTCAATGGAAGAAATCAGTAAGCCTTTAGCATCGTATGGGTTACTTGGAATAACAACACGTATACCAGGCACCTGAGCCATTAGGCCTTCTAAACTGTCAGAGTGAAGTTCTGGTGTGTGGACACCGCCACCATAAGGTGCTCTGATTGTGATAGGCATATTCCTTGTATTGGCCATACGGTAGCGCATCCGAGAAAGCTGAGCGATAAGAGGTGACATTGCTTCAAGGATGAAGCCTGAGAATTGAATTTCAGGTACAGGTCTAAAACCCTCTGTAGCAAGCCCGATTGACATGCCTAAAATTCCGGATTCAGCCAATGGTGTATCAAAAACGCGATCTACACCATGCTTGTCCTGTAGACCAGAAGTGACACGGAAAACACCGCCATTTGGTCCAATATCTTCACCATAAAGTAAAACATTTTCATCTTGAGTCAATTTATAATCGAGAGCTTCACTAACCCCTTGAACGATTGTTTTTTCACTCATCTTCATTCATCTCCTTTTCTTCGTATTCAGCAATTTGTTCTTGAATATTTTGAGGAGAAACATCGTACATGTTTTTCAAGAAGTCTGAGACTTTTTGTTTGTCAGCTTGCCCAACTGCAGCAACTGCTTGTTTGATTTCCTGTTTACATGCTTCGTCGACTTCTTCACCTTGTTCTTCGCTCCAAAGTCCCTTGGCTTCAAGATATTTATTCATGCGAACAAGTGGATCTTTTTGTTCCCATTCTTCTAATTCTTCATCTTTACGATAGCGAGTAGGGTCATCAGACATAGTGTGTGGACCGAAACGATAAGTCAATGCTTCGATAAGAACAGGGCCTTTGCCGGCTAGAGCATGATCACGGGCAACTTTCACTGCTGAATACATTGCGAGCGGATCCATTCCATCAACTTGGATACCAGGAATACCAGCTGCTACTGCTTTTTGAGCAAGTGTTTTAGCATTTGTCTGTTCATCAACTGGAACTGAGATACCATATCCGTTGTTTTGAATAATTGGGATGTATGGTACGTTGTATGCACCGGCAAAGTTGATGCCTTCATAGAAGTCACCTTGAGATGTAGCGCCATCTCCGCTGAGTGACATAACAACATTATTTTTCTGACGTTTTTTCATTCCGAATGCAACACCCATGGCGTGTGTGATGTGACCGCCGACGATAACTTGGGGTGCATAAGCCTGAAGTTCTTCAGGGAATTCGTTACCTTTCATATGACCTTTATACCAAAGGAATGCTTTTTCCAAAGGCAGACCATGGAAAATAAGTGGAACTAAGTCGCGATAAGTACCTGCGAAAAAGTCGCCATCTTCTAATGCAAATTGAGTTGCAACTTGGCTGGCTTCTTGTCCACCGCCTGGAGCATAGTTACCTAGGGCGCCTTGACGGTTAAGTAATGTTACGCGTTTATCATACGTGCGAGCCCAAACTAATCTTCTCATTAGTTCAGTTAATTCCTCGTCACTTAAATTTGGTTCTAAATCGGAGTTTACAACTTCGCCTGTAGGGGCGAGTACTTGATAAAAAGGAAAAGCATCTTCATATCCTTTTACAAGGCTGTCTAAATCAATAGTCTTTGCATTTTTCTTAGACATATTGTCAACTTCCTTTCCACTTGTTATGGTTGTTAATTGTATATACAACTTACATTCTTAATGTACCACCGATTTAAGCGTTTGACTAATTGATGTTTTTTATACGGGTATTAGTTTTTTCAAACGCTTACAAAGAGAGTATTATTTGATTTTTTTAGGGTGATAATGATTTGTTTTTGATTAAATTTCTTGACAATAACAAAAAAATCTCCACTTATCAATTTTCGATAAGTGGAGATTTTTGATAGCTTCAAATTGTTTTAATCGATATATGTTTCATGGATTTGATAGATTCCTTGGGCGTCAATATCGAAGTCTTTCACAGAGTCATCTACTCCCAGCAGATACTCCTGGTGGTGGATATAGATCATTGGTGCTACATCAATGAGTATTTCCTGGGCTTCTTTATAGAGTTTTTTGCGTGTATCAGGATCGGTTTCGCGTCTGGCTTCTTCGAGTGCCTCGTCAACATCATCATTAGCCCCCTCTGTTAGGATAGTTGTCGTACGAGGCAAACGTGGTATGATTAACTAAATAACACGGAGGTCATCGTAATGACAAATAATGGGATACGTTATTCAGAAGAACGAAAGGCTGCGATAGTGAAGCGGATGATGCCACCACAAAATGAATCCGTAAAGGCATTAAGTGAGGAAGTAGGTATTTCCGACGCAACGTTGTATAAATGGCGGAAAGAGGCCAGGGAGTCAGGTGCGGCAACACCTGGAAACGGACAAAACAGCGACCGTTGGTGCAGTGAAGATAAGTTTTTGATTGTTATGGAAACATATGCCATGAATGAGGAGGAGATAGCGGAGTATTGCCGCAAGAAAGGCTTGTACCGTGAACAGATTAATGCTTGGCAACAAGTTTGCCTTCAGGCAAACGGCAATGCTTTTAACCAAGCCAAAGCGTTAACTGGACAACTAAAAGAGGAAAAACAGCGATCCAAAACATTGGAAAAGGATCTTCAAAAAAAGGAGAAGGCGCTGGCAGAAGCTGCCGCATTGTTACTCCTAAGAAAAAAGGCCCGAGCGATTTGGGGGACCAAGAGGACGAATGATAGGCCCACCAGATCGCGCACGTGCCGTGGAATTGATTCAAGAAGCTAATCGAAATGGCGCACGTCTTTCAAAGGCATGTGAAGAATTGCATATTCATGTGCGGACCTATCAGCGGTGGGTGTCTGAAGGCGATGTCAAAGTCGATCAACGCCCGCATGCCAAACGGCCCACGCCTAAAAATAAACTATCGGAAGAAGAAAGGGCAGAAATTTTAGAAGTTGTGAACCGAGAAGAATATGCCGATTTACCTCCTACTCAGATTGTGCCGCAACTGGCCGATCAGGAGAAGTATATCGCATCTGAATCGACCTTCTATCGCGTACTGCGTGAAGAAGAAATGCAGAATCATCGTGGCCGCAGTCAGAAGCCCAAAAGACGGGTTCCTGAAAGCCATCTAGCAACTGCGCCGAACCAAGTTTGGACATGGGATATCACATGGCTTGGGGGGCCTGTGAAAGGACTGTTCTACCGACTGTATTTGATTCTTGACCTGTTCAGTCGCAAAGCTGTGGGTTGGGAAGTATGGGAATCAGAGGAGGCCCAATACGCTGAGAAACTCGTAAAGAAAGCTGTGCTTAAAGAGGGGATAAAAGGCAGCCCTTTGGTACTACACTCTGATAATGGCAGCCCTATGAAGGCCGCGACATTCCTTGGGTTACTTGAGACCTTGGGCATTCAAAGCTCGTTCTCTAGGCCGCGCGTAAGCAATGACAATCCATTTTCGGAGGCAATGTTCCGCACACTTAAGTACCGTCCTGAGTTCCCTCATAAAGGGTTTGCTTCCTTGGAGGATGCGAGAAAGTGGGCAGGACAGTTTATTAAGTGGTACAACGAGGTTCATTTACACAGCGGTTTAAATTTCGTGACCCCTGCACAATGCCATAGTGGAGAATTTAAAGATATATTGGCAAAAAGGCATGACGTATATGAACAAGCAAAGCAACATCATCCAGAACGCTGGGGCGCAAGAAACACAAGGGATTGGTCACCTCATGAAGAGGTTGCATTGAATCCTATGCGTGAAGAGACTTTATTGGCTATAGGAGATTAATAGAATGGGTTTTTTATCACCTGATGATTTGAAATGAAAGAATGGTTTTCCCTTTCATTTCAAATCATCAGGGCAGCAAGCAAAGCGCGGTAGCTATGGTCATATGGCGTGAAATTTAAAGAAGCTAAACTGCTTCATGCGACAACTATGTTGACAAACACCGATATGAAATCGCCAACTTTTATTAACGAAGTAAGAAGAAATACCGAAGGAAGTGTAAGGGAATATCTGTTTTATGATAGCTTTAAAAACGTCAAGTTTCCTTATATAACTAACAAAAATGAACAAGTTAAAATAGGTATCTTCCTTAAACAAATGGATGACGCTATTATGTATCGACAACGAGAACTAGATACTCTCAAGCAAACAAAACAGGGATTCTTGCAAAAAATGTTTCCAAAAGAAGGAGAGTCTGTGCCGGAGATTCGGTTTCCAGGGTTTAGCAAATCTTGGGAACAACATAAATTTCAAGATGACATTATATCAATTCAAACAGGTACAAATTTACTAGGTAATGAAATAAATAGCGGCGTTCCACTGATTAAAATGGGTAATATTCAAAGGGGATATATTTCTTTCGATAAATTAGAATACCTAGATACTAATGAAGTTATTACTAAAGAAAATCTTATTTATAATGGAGATTTTTTCTTTAATACAAGAAATACACTTGAATTAGTTGGGAAGGGTGCAACTTGGTTTCTAGAAGATGAAAAGTATGCGTTTAATAGCAACATTGCAAGATGCACTTTAAAGAATATAGATACATACTTCTTTAATTATCTATATAATACAGAAGATTTAATTAGACAGGTAAAAGCAAGAGCAGTAGGAACAACAAGTGTTGCAGCTATTTATTCCAGGGATTTAAAATCAATAAAGTATATGATTCCAGATATTAAAGAGCAAACCAAAATCGGAAACTTTTTCAAACAACTAGACGACACCATAGCCTTTCATCAACAAGAACTAGAAACCTTAAAACAAACCAAAAAAGCTTTCCTACAAAAAATGTTTGTCTAAGCACCAGAGAGGAGGAAGAATCATGACAAGTTTATCCCATAATGATGAAGCTGAAGTCGAACATCGGCTCATTGAAGTGCTGGGAGAAGGGTATAATCAATGGGATTTCCGTCCTGATTTAAAATCGGAAAACGCCCTCTGGAACAATTTGCGTGAAAAAATAACACAAAACAACTTATCTGAAATTGGTGAGCATCCGATTACAGATAAAGAGTTCGACACGATCAAAACTGAATTACTATTAAAGACAAAAACCCCTTTGATTCTGCAAAGTGGCTTAAAGGGGAGAATGGTATTGCACGCATTACGATTGAAAGAGAAAATACTGACTTAGGGCAGATGTCATTAGTGTTGTATTCCAATCGTGATATAGGTGGTGGCATTTCTACATATGAAGTCGTTCACCAAATTTCCAAACAAAAATGCATGCAGATGACCGTGATCGTCGTTTTGATGTCACTCTTTTAATTAATGGTCTACCAATCGTTCAAATTGAATTAAAACAAGCAAGCGCAAAAGATGGTGTGTTTCAAGCGTTTAACCAAATTAAGAAATATGCTGAAGAAGGAATGTACAGGGGGAATATCTTCTCTACATTGCAATTATTTGTTGTGTCTAATGAACAAACGACACGCTATTTCGCGAATGCGATGCCAAAAGATATGCATAAAAAATTCCTATTTAGTTGGCGAACGACGGACAATAAAAAGATAGAAAATCTTTATGAATTTGTGAAACAAGTTTTAAATATTCCAGATGCGCACCGATTAATTGCTGATTACACGATTGTGAGTGAAGACCAGGATAATAAGACATTAATGGTTTTACAACCCTACCAAATCCATGCCATCCAGGCCTTGTATAAATCTGCAATGCAGCATCAGTCCGGGTTTGTTTGGCATGCAACTGGCTCTGGGAAGACATTAACAAGTTTTGTATCTACCAAGCTATTAGCACAAAAACCGGGTATTGACCGGACGATTATGTTGATTGACCGTAAAGACTTGGATAACCAAACGACTTCCGAGTTCACAAAATTTGCTTCAGAATATAACACTGGTATCTCCTCTGGTAACGCGAGGTCTAATAGTTTAATAGTAGGTACTGGCAGTGCAAGAGAGTTAAGTCATACGTTACTCTCTGATGCCAATACAAATACAGTCATCATCACTACGCGCCAAAAGCTAGAGTCTGCCTTGCGTTATGCCGAGAAGGTAGAAGAGAATAAAGGTACGCAACGATTTAGAAAGTTATTAGGCCAGCATATCGTGTTTATCGTGGATGAATGTCACCGCGCATTAAGTGCAGAAGGTATGGAAAAAATGAAAGGTTTCTTTCCAAATTCTACTTGGTTTGGCTTTACAGGAACGCCAATTTTTAACGTCAATAAGAAGCAGGCGAAAGGGCAGTTAGCGAGGACGACACGTGATCAGTATGGAGATGTTTTACATACCTATACTATTAAAAATGCCTTAGAGGATGAATCTGTATTAGGGTTTCAAGTAGAACATGTAGACACCATTGAACGCACGTCTTTAAATAATCACATTTATGACCAACTCAGGCAGAGTGGAAAGTATGCTGACGCCACGGATATTAAAATAAACGATGTGATTGATCAAATGGATGGAATCGAGAAGGAAAAGTATATCGAACCATCTGTTTTTGAAAGTGATGAGCATATTCAAAAGGTGATTCACAAGATCTTTCGTCCAGATAATGCTTATATGAAATTTGACTTTCAAAATGGGCGCCCGCAGAAATCTGCCATTTTAACAACCAGTTCTATCGATATGGCAAAACGTTATTATCATGCTATTAAGGAAGTGACGAAAGATCCAGACTGGATGAAGAATGAATTCCCTGATCATCCTATAAGAAAAGGACGTACCATGGAAGACCCAGACTTTCCACGAATTGCGATTACATATTCTTTAGAAGAAAATGAGGATCATGCAGCAGAGAGTCAAGATGAAATGAAAGAAATCATGAAGGATTATAATGATTACTATAATACGGCTTGGTCACTTGAAAGTGTAGATCGTTATAATGGCGATATTAATAACCGTTTAGCCCGCAAGAGGGCGGAATTTAAAGAGTTTGGGAAACAAATTGACCTTGTGATTGTT
This sequence is a window from Lentibacillus sp. JNUCC-1. Protein-coding genes within it:
- a CDS encoding alpha-ketoacid dehydrogenase subunit beta; translation: MSEKTIVQGVSEALDYKLTQDENVLLYGEDIGPNGGVFRVTSGLQDKHGVDRVFDTPLAESGILGMSIGLATEGFRPVPEIQFSGFILEAMSPLIAQLSRMRYRMANTRNMPITIRAPYGGGVHTPELHSDSLEGLMAQVPGIRVVIPSNPYDAKGLLISSIESEDPVIFLEHLKLYRSIKQEVPDEDYRVPLDKAAIAREGSDVTVIGYGLMIPEALKAAKELENDISVEVVDLRTVSPIDMETILESVKKTGRVVVTQEAQRQAGTAGQIMSEISERAFMYMEAPITRVTGPDSVFPFGAAEADWIPNSTNIIEKVKEVYDF
- the pdhA gene encoding pyruvate dehydrogenase (acetyl-transferring) E1 component subunit alpha, whose protein sequence is MSKKNAKTIDLDSLVKGYEDAFPFYQVLAPTGEVVNSDLEPNLSDEELTELMRRLVWARTYDKRVTLLNRQGALGNYAPGGGQEASQVATQFALEDGDFFAGTYRDLVPLIFHGLPLEKAFLWYKGHMKGNEFPEELQAYAPQVIVGGHITHAMGVAFGMKKRQKNNVVMSLSGDGATSQGDFYEGINFAGAYNVPYIPIIQNNGYGISVPVDEQTNAKTLAQKAVAAGIPGIQVDGMDPLAMYSAVKVARDHALAGKGPVLIEALTYRFGPHTMSDDPTRYRKDEELEEWEQKDPLVRMNKYLEAKGLWSEEQGEEVDEACKQEIKQAVAAVGQADKQKVSDFLKNMYDVSPQNIQEQIAEYEEKEMNEDE
- a CDS encoding IS3 family transposase (programmed frameshift) — its product is MTNNGIRYSEERKAAIVKRMMPPQNESVKALSEEVGISDATLYKWRKEARESGAATPGNGQNSDRWCSEDKFLIVMETYAMNEEEIAEYCRKKGLYREQINAWQQVCLQANGNAFNQAKALTGQLKEEKQRSKTLEKDLQKKEKALAEAAALLLLRKKAERFGGPRGRMIGPPDRARAVELIQEANRNGARLSKACEELHIHVRTYQRWVSEGDVKVDQRPHAKRPTPKNKLSEEERAEILEVVNREEYADLPPTQIVPQLADQEKYIASESTFYRVLREEEMQNHRGRSQKPKRRVPESHLATAPNQVWTWDITWLGGPVKGLFYRLYLILDLFSRKAVGWEVWESEEAQYAEKLVKKAVLKEGIKGSPLVLHSDNGSPMKAATFLGLLETLGIQSSFSRPRVSNDNPFSEAMFRTLKYRPEFPHKGFASLEDARKWAGQFIKWYNEVHLHSGLNFVTPAQCHSGEFKDILAKRHDVYEQAKQHHPERWGARNTRDWSPHEEVALNPMREETLLAIGD
- a CDS encoding restriction endonuclease subunit S translates to MKFKEAKLLHATTMLTNTDMKSPTFINEVRRNTEGSVREYLFYDSFKNVKFPYITNKNEQVKIGIFLKQMDDAIMYRQRELDTLKQTKQGFLQKMFPKEGESVPEIRFPGFSKSWEQHKFQDDIISIQTGTNLLGNEINSGVPLIKMGNIQRGYISFDKLEYLDTNEVITKENLIYNGDFFFNTRNTLELVGKGATWFLEDEKYAFNSNIARCTLKNIDTYFFNYLYNTEDLIRQVKARAVGTTSVAAIYSRDLKSIKYMIPDIKEQTKIGNFFKQLDDTIAFHQQELETLKQTKKAFLQKMFV